One genomic segment of Arachis duranensis cultivar V14167 chromosome 4, aradu.V14167.gnm2.J7QH, whole genome shotgun sequence includes these proteins:
- the LOC107484346 gene encoding uncharacterized protein LOC107484346 gives MMKIVVLTEECNAIIQHKLPQKLKDPGSFQILCVIGEITVEKALCNLGASINLMSLSMMKRMKIDEAKPIRMALQLADRSFRFPHGIVEDLLVKLGDIFFLADFVVLDIEEETKGSIIMGWPFLATARAIIDVQKGKLILRLRDEKMVFNVFKAMSYPQESLGECMRLDAVEILVQETFEEEELE, from the coding sequence ATGATGAAAATTGTGGTGTTAACCGAGGAATGTAATGCTATCATTCAACATAAACTACCACAGAAGTTGAAGGACCCTGGGAGCTTCCAAATCCTTTGTGTCATAGGAGAAATCACAGTGGAGAAAGCTCTATGTAATTTGGGAGCcagcataaatctaatgtccttatcaatgatgaaaagaatgaaGATTGATGAAGCCAAACCAATAAGAATGGCACTTCAATTAGCAGATCGATCATTCAGATTTCCCCATGGAATAGTAGAAGACTTGTTGGTGAAGCTGGGAGACATCTTCTTCCTAGCAGACTTTGTGGTGTTGGATATAGAGGAAGAGACCAAAGGTTCAATCATTATGGGATGGCCGTTTCTAGCAACAGCTAGAGCCATCATCGATGTCCAAAAAGGAAAACTCATTCTTAGACTACGTGATGAGAAAATGGTATTCAATGTGTTcaaggccatgagttacccacaGGAATCACTAGGAGAATGCATGAGGTTGGATGCAGTGGAGATATTAGTACAAGAAacctttgaagaagaagaacttgagTAG